One genomic window of Brevundimonas vesicularis includes the following:
- a CDS encoding glycoside hydrolase family 3 N-terminal domain-containing protein: MPVSAQASRTVARHRQKIEDLIAAMTVEEKAGQLNLLADPFRWMPTAVNPLDGTGDPARVTALIREGKVGSLFNGIGAEAGRRIQRVAMEESRLKIPLLFAADVIHGLSTIFPVPLAEAAAFDTELARRTARAAAVETAASAVHQTYAPMVDVARDQRWGRNVEGAGEDVLLNNLLAAARVRGFQGEKGLDDRDAVLATAKHMAAYSAAVGGVEYNTTDMSEQTLRGVFLPPFKASVDAGALSIMSAFNDVNGVPASGSRKLLTDILRGEWGFEGFVVSDYTSEQELVAHGFAEDGRDAARLAFNAGVDVSMVSGLYLEHLPSLVASGEVSMARLDEAVRRVLNTKAALGLFDDPYRGTDPVREKAVVGAREHVELSREAGRKSVVLLKNDNGLLPLKKSQKIALVGPFADDVDNVWGPWTIWGAPERRVSLEAGFRAAMSDPQNLTLARGSGVETPLDGGIEQAIAAARDAEVIVLAIGEATNMSGEAQSRTEIVVPAPQVALVDAMAALGKPMVILLRNGRALALEGNVKNAQAIVVTWFLGEQMGHAVADVLFGDHGPSARLPVSFPHKSGQQPYSYDRKTTGRPANPDLASEEYKARYRETTNTALYPFGYGLTYGAVSYGPVEMESDKLAWAGTLDLAVTVTNTGSHPAEELVQLYIHDRVASLTQPGRLLKDFKRVSLKPGQSTKVSFTLNARQLGFIGADETWRIEPGLFDVWLAPHAQGGAKATFQLIGPASITDGR, from the coding sequence ATGCCTGTTTCCGCCCAAGCGTCCCGCACCGTCGCCCGTCACCGCCAGAAGATCGAGGATCTGATCGCGGCCATGACGGTCGAGGAGAAGGCGGGCCAGCTGAATCTGCTGGCCGATCCGTTCCGCTGGATGCCCACGGCGGTGAACCCGCTGGACGGCACGGGCGATCCCGCGCGCGTCACGGCTCTGATCCGCGAAGGCAAGGTCGGCAGCCTGTTCAATGGTATCGGCGCAGAGGCGGGCCGTCGCATCCAGCGCGTGGCGATGGAGGAGAGCCGGCTGAAAATCCCGCTGCTGTTCGCGGCGGACGTGATCCACGGCCTGTCGACCATCTTCCCGGTACCCCTGGCCGAGGCGGCGGCCTTCGACACCGAACTGGCGCGGCGCACGGCGCGGGCCGCGGCGGTCGAGACGGCGGCGTCGGCGGTTCACCAGACCTACGCCCCCATGGTGGACGTGGCGCGCGACCAGCGCTGGGGCCGAAACGTCGAGGGTGCGGGCGAGGACGTTCTGCTGAACAATCTGCTGGCCGCCGCCCGCGTGCGCGGCTTCCAGGGCGAAAAGGGTCTGGACGACCGTGACGCGGTCCTGGCCACCGCCAAACATATGGCCGCCTATTCCGCCGCTGTCGGCGGGGTCGAATACAACACCACCGACATGAGCGAGCAGACGCTGCGCGGGGTCTTCCTGCCGCCGTTCAAGGCGTCGGTGGACGCCGGCGCCCTGTCGATCATGAGCGCCTTCAACGACGTCAACGGGGTGCCGGCGTCGGGCAGCCGCAAGCTGCTGACCGACATCCTGCGCGGCGAATGGGGCTTCGAGGGATTCGTCGTCTCCGACTACACCTCCGAGCAGGAGCTTGTGGCCCACGGCTTCGCCGAGGACGGCCGCGACGCCGCCCGCCTGGCCTTCAACGCCGGGGTCGATGTGTCGATGGTGTCGGGTCTGTATCTGGAACATCTGCCCAGCCTCGTCGCCTCGGGCGAGGTGTCGATGGCGCGGCTGGACGAGGCGGTGCGCCGCGTCCTCAACACCAAGGCGGCGCTGGGCCTGTTCGACGACCCCTATCGCGGCACCGATCCGGTGCGTGAAAAGGCGGTGGTCGGGGCGCGCGAACACGTCGAACTGTCGCGCGAGGCGGGCCGCAAGTCGGTCGTGCTGCTGAAGAATGACAACGGCCTGCTGCCATTGAAGAAGAGCCAGAAGATCGCCTTGGTGGGCCCGTTCGCCGACGACGTGGACAATGTCTGGGGGCCGTGGACCATCTGGGGCGCGCCCGAGCGCCGCGTTTCGCTGGAGGCGGGCTTCCGCGCGGCCATGAGCGATCCGCAGAACCTGACCCTCGCACGCGGCTCGGGCGTCGAGACGCCGCTGGACGGCGGGATCGAGCAGGCCATCGCCGCCGCCCGCGACGCCGAGGTCATCGTCCTGGCCATCGGCGAGGCGACCAACATGTCGGGCGAGGCCCAGTCGCGCACCGAGATCGTGGTGCCCGCGCCGCAGGTCGCCCTGGTCGACGCCATGGCGGCGCTGGGCAAGCCCATGGTCATCCTGCTGAGGAATGGCCGGGCGCTTGCGCTGGAAGGCAATGTGAAGAACGCCCAGGCCATCGTCGTGACCTGGTTCCTGGGCGAACAGATGGGCCATGCCGTCGCCGACGTCCTGTTCGGCGATCATGGCCCGTCGGCGCGCCTGCCGGTCAGCTTCCCGCACAAATCGGGCCAGCAGCCCTATTCCTACGACCGCAAGACCACAGGCCGCCCGGCCAATCCCGATCTGGCGAGCGAGGAATACAAGGCTCGCTATCGCGAGACGACCAATACGGCGCTTTATCCCTTCGGCTATGGCCTGACCTATGGCGCGGTCAGCTATGGGCCGGTCGAGATGGAGAGCGACAAGCTGGCCTGGGCCGGCACGCTGGATCTGGCCGTGACCGTGACCAACACCGGATCGCATCCGGCCGAGGAGCTGGTGCAGCTCTATATACACGACCGGGTCGCCAGCCTGACCCAGCCGGGCCGATTGCTGAAAGACTTCAAGCGCGTGTCGCTGAAGCCGGGCCAGAGCACGAAGGTGAGCTTCACCCTGAACGCCCGTCAGCTGGGCTTCATCGGCGCGGACGAGACCTGGCGCATCGAGCCCGGTCTGTTCGACGTCTGGCTGGCGCCGCACGCCCAAGGCGGGGCGAAGGCGACGTTCCAGCTGATCGGTCCGGCGTCGATCACCGACGGGCGGTGA
- a CDS encoding ZIP family metal transporter, whose translation MESLSPIAAGGLGSLAAGMMTAVGAVPLLFFRKAGVQTQSALLGFAAGVMLAASFFSLIIPGVDVLQAGGASQAAAAGVMGAAVLIGATVIGLMNRFAPVDMLAIGPAGSRDLSRRIWLFIIAITLHNFPEGAAVGVSFGGGDMHQGLSTALGIGIQNMPEGLAVSAAMATLGYGRWPAFAAALASGLVEPVGGLIGASVVDLLPGALPWGLGLAAGAMIYVVTAEIIPETREKSKGEGSMIGLMIGLVGMMFLDIALG comes from the coding sequence ATGGAATCTCTTTCTCCGATCGCGGCGGGCGGTCTGGGCAGTCTGGCGGCGGGCATGATGACGGCGGTGGGCGCCGTGCCGCTGCTGTTCTTCCGCAAGGCGGGGGTGCAGACGCAGAGCGCCCTGTTGGGCTTCGCCGCCGGGGTCATGCTGGCGGCGTCCTTCTTCTCGCTGATCATTCCCGGCGTCGACGTGCTGCAGGCGGGCGGGGCCAGCCAGGCGGCGGCGGCCGGCGTCATGGGGGCGGCGGTGTTGATCGGGGCGACGGTGATCGGCCTGATGAACCGGTTCGCCCCGGTGGACATGCTGGCCATCGGCCCGGCGGGATCACGCGACCTGTCGCGGCGCATCTGGCTGTTCATCATCGCCATCACCCTGCACAACTTCCCCGAGGGCGCGGCGGTGGGCGTCAGCTTCGGCGGCGGCGACATGCATCAAGGGCTGTCCACGGCGCTCGGCATCGGCATCCAGAACATGCCCGAGGGGCTGGCGGTGTCGGCGGCGATGGCGACCCTGGGATACGGCCGCTGGCCGGCCTTTGCGGCGGCGCTGGCGTCGGGCCTGGTCGAGCCGGTCGGCGGGCTGATCGGCGCCAGCGTGGTCGATCTCTTGCCCGGCGCCCTGCCGTGGGGGCTGGGGCTGGCGGCGGGGGCGATGATCTATGTCGTCACCGCCGAGATCATTCCCGAGACCCGCGAGAAGTCCAAGGGCGAGGGGTCCATGATCGGCCTGATGATCGGCCTGGTCGGTATGATGTTCCTGGACATCGCCCTGGGATGA
- the proB gene encoding glutamate 5-kinase, with amino-acid sequence MSQRAALPIGPNAASALGAARRVVVKIGSSLLIDAATRQPTRDWLAAVASDLATLRAEGREVIVVSSGSIALGRGRLPDLGAKLEDKQAAASVGQSLLMAAWSGALDPHGLIAGQVLLTRDDTERRRRWLNARATVEALLTHGVIPIVNENDTVATEEIRYGDNDRLAARTAQLARAGLLILLSDVDGLYAADPRRDPTAAHLPLIETLSPDILAMGGGANADAGVGTGGMATKLAAAQIARSAGCATIIASGQTLSPLSAIRDGARATLIAAPDGPMAAYKQWIAGSLSPTGVLTLDAGAVAALKAGKSLLPAGVTGVSGGFEKGDCVRLIDPNGRAVGVGLAAYAADEAARLRGRRSDEIEALLGYRGASVLIHRDDMVLDDR; translated from the coding sequence ATGTCCCAGCGCGCCGCCCTCCCCATCGGCCCGAACGCTGCTTCGGCGCTGGGCGCCGCTCGGCGGGTCGTGGTCAAGATCGGATCCTCCCTGCTGATCGACGCGGCCACGCGTCAGCCGACGCGTGACTGGCTGGCCGCCGTCGCCTCGGACCTGGCCACGCTGCGGGCCGAGGGACGCGAGGTCATCGTCGTCTCGTCCGGCTCCATCGCCCTGGGCCGGGGACGTCTGCCCGATCTGGGCGCAAAGCTGGAGGACAAGCAGGCGGCGGCCTCCGTCGGGCAGTCCCTGCTGATGGCCGCCTGGTCCGGTGCGTTGGACCCGCACGGCCTGATCGCGGGCCAGGTTCTGCTGACGCGCGACGACACCGAACGCCGTCGGCGGTGGCTGAACGCCCGCGCGACTGTCGAGGCCCTGCTGACCCACGGCGTCATCCCCATCGTCAACGAGAACGACACGGTGGCGACCGAGGAAATCCGTTACGGCGACAACGACCGGCTGGCGGCGCGCACGGCCCAGCTGGCGCGGGCGGGACTGCTGATCCTGCTGTCGGACGTGGACGGCCTGTACGCCGCCGATCCGCGCCGCGATCCGACCGCCGCCCATTTACCCCTGATCGAGACGCTGAGCCCCGACATCCTGGCCATGGGCGGGGGCGCCAACGCGGATGCCGGCGTCGGAACCGGCGGCATGGCGACGAAGCTGGCGGCGGCCCAGATCGCGCGCTCGGCGGGTTGCGCCACTATCATCGCGTCGGGCCAGACCCTGTCGCCGCTAAGCGCCATCCGCGACGGCGCGCGCGCCACCCTGATCGCCGCCCCCGACGGGCCGATGGCCGCCTATAAGCAGTGGATCGCCGGCAGCCTGTCGCCGACGGGGGTCCTGACGCTGGACGCCGGGGCGGTCGCGGCGCTGAAGGCGGGTAAGAGCTTGTTGCCTGCCGGGGTGACGGGCGTGTCCGGCGGCTTCGAAAAGGGTGACTGCGTGCGTCTGATCGACCCGAATGGTCGGGCCGTCGGCGTGGGTCTGGCCGCCTACGCCGCCGACGAGGCCGCGCGCCTTCGCGGCCGCCGCTCGGACGAGATCGAGGCCTTGCTGGGCTATCGCGGGGCCTCGGTCCTGATCCACCGCGACGACATGGTGCTGGACGACCGATGA
- a CDS encoding glutamate-5-semialdehyde dehydrogenase, which yields MTDLSIRMLDLGQRARAAAAGLREAPAAARTRALEILSAKLTAAEPALLAANARDVEAARANGMTEALIDRLSLTPARIAGIAEAVATIAAVPDPLGVETERWTPANGLDIARVRTPIGVLGVIYESRPNVTADAAALCIRSGNAAILRCGSDCLQSSLAIAALIAEALAEAGLLADAVQLIDTPDREAVGLMLTGLNGAIDVIVPRGGKSLVARVQAEARTAVLSHLEGLNHTYLHEAADLETARAIVLNAKMRRVSVCGATETLLVDRAAAQRLLHPVAADLIAAGCELRGDADARALVHAMTPATETDWTTEYLAPILAVRVVDDLDAATDHIARYGSGHTEAIVTTDATAAERFAAKVDSAIVLINASTQFADGGEFGFGGEIGISTNRLHARGPVGAEQLTTYKYVVRGQGQIRP from the coding sequence ATGACCGACCTCTCGATTCGAATGCTCGACCTGGGCCAGCGCGCCCGCGCCGCAGCCGCCGGTCTGCGCGAAGCCCCGGCCGCCGCCCGCACCCGCGCGCTGGAAATCCTGTCCGCAAAACTGACGGCCGCCGAACCCGCCCTGCTCGCGGCCAACGCCCGCGACGTGGAGGCCGCCCGCGCGAACGGCATGACCGAGGCCCTGATCGACCGGCTTTCGCTGACCCCCGCCCGCATCGCCGGCATCGCCGAGGCGGTGGCGACCATCGCCGCCGTGCCCGATCCGCTGGGCGTCGAGACCGAACGCTGGACCCCGGCCAATGGCCTGGACATCGCCCGCGTCCGCACCCCCATCGGCGTGCTGGGCGTCATCTATGAGAGCCGCCCCAACGTCACCGCCGACGCCGCCGCCCTGTGCATCCGCTCGGGCAATGCGGCCATCCTGCGCTGCGGCTCGGACTGCCTTCAGTCCTCCCTGGCCATCGCCGCCCTGATCGCGGAAGCCCTCGCCGAGGCCGGCCTGCTCGCCGATGCGGTGCAGCTGATCGACACCCCCGACCGTGAGGCCGTCGGCCTGATGCTGACCGGGCTCAACGGCGCCATCGACGTCATCGTGCCGCGCGGCGGCAAGAGCCTGGTCGCCCGCGTCCAGGCCGAGGCGCGAACGGCCGTGCTCAGCCACCTGGAAGGCCTGAACCACACCTATCTGCACGAGGCGGCCGATCTTGAGACCGCCCGCGCCATCGTCCTGAACGCCAAGATGCGCCGCGTCTCGGTCTGCGGCGCGACCGAGACCCTGCTGGTGGATCGGGCGGCCGCCCAGCGCCTGCTGCATCCCGTCGCCGCCGACCTGATCGCCGCCGGCTGCGAACTGCGCGGCGACGCCGACGCCCGCGCCCTGGTCCACGCCATGACGCCCGCGACCGAGACCGACTGGACCACCGAATATCTGGCCCCGATCCTCGCCGTCCGCGTCGTGGACGATCTGGACGCCGCGACCGACCACATCGCCCGCTACGGCTCGGGCCATACCGAGGCCATCGTCACCACCGACGCGACCGCCGCCGAACGGTTCGCCGCCAAGGTCGACAGCGCCATCGTCCTGATCAACGCCTCGACCCAGTTCGCCGACGGCGGCGAGTTCGGCTTCGGCGGCGAAATCGGCATCTCCACCAATCGCCTCCACGCCCGGGGCCCTGTCGGGGCCGAGCAACTGACCACCTACAAATATGTGGTGCGCGGCCAGGGCCAGATCAGACCCTGA
- a CDS encoding AbrB/MazE/SpoVT family DNA-binding domain-containing protein, translating into MIKSRLTSKAQTTIPQAVRAALSLQDGDELQYDLDGDRVILRKARRAPVEDPFAAFDEWDSDADRKAYAGL; encoded by the coding sequence ATGATCAAGAGCCGCCTGACATCCAAGGCCCAGACGACCATCCCTCAGGCGGTGCGCGCCGCGCTGAGCCTGCAGGACGGCGACGAGTTGCAATATGATCTGGACGGCGACCGAGTGATCCTGCGCAAGGCCCGCAGGGCGCCGGTCGAAGACCCCTTCGCAGCGTTCGACGAATGGGACAGCGACGCGGACCGCAAGGCCTATGCCGGACTTTAG
- a CDS encoding type II toxin-antitoxin system PemK/MazF family toxin has protein sequence MPDFSRGDVVRVPFAYTDRSTRQHRPALVVSDGPLGDGGRLLWVVMITSADNRPWVDDVSLAETYADAGLPAPSVIRAAKIATIDVAVATPLGRVDDERLARTMQAIRAPLTFNSASISAKRDRPSERAYALPLGKA, from the coding sequence ATGCCGGACTTTAGTCGCGGCGACGTCGTCCGCGTCCCCTTCGCTTACACCGATCGCAGCACCCGACAGCATCGCCCGGCCCTGGTCGTGTCCGATGGCCCGCTGGGCGATGGTGGCAGGCTGTTGTGGGTCGTAATGATCACCAGCGCCGACAACCGGCCCTGGGTGGACGATGTGTCATTGGCGGAGACCTACGCCGACGCCGGATTGCCCGCGCCGTCCGTCATCCGTGCCGCCAAAATCGCGACAATCGACGTCGCCGTTGCGACCCCTCTTGGACGCGTCGACGACGAGCGATTGGCGCGGACGATGCAAGCCATCCGCGCCCCTCTGACGTTCAATTCGGCCTCAATCAGCGCGAAGCGCGATAGGCCCAGCGAGAGAGCTTATGCTTTGCCCTTGGGCAAAGCATAA